ATGAAGTTGGCGACCATTACGGTATCTGATTTGCACATATACCTACTCATCTTTGTTTCCAGAAAACAAATCAAGTAGGTAGGATCCAACTATGGCGGTGACAAGTTCTATGGTGGCCTTGCAAAGGCTGAATTTGGTCGCCCCGAGACTTCATGTCTGTGACGATGGGTTCCTACCGAGCCATGATGTGGCGGCTGTTGCGAACCTTGGCGGCGGAGTCCTTGACCCTCTTGGCGCGCCCAGAGTGCTTGCGCAACTCGTACTCACCCATGTAGGTAAAGTTGGATTCCTCCTTAAGTTGAGATTCCTGTTCCAACTTTCTCCTAGATAGCTTCTCATCTTCAAGTAGAGATTCTAATTCGTTTCCAGGAAACTTGCTTATCCAGCAAGGCGTGTATGGGAAAGATGCGTCTATCTTTCCATATGATAATCCATAAACTGGCCATGTCCATGATCTAGCCAAGTCCTGAAATTTTGAGTTGACCCAGTCATACGCTAGTCCTCTGGATGTTGATGAATTCAAGAAGACAACCTCTTTATAAGGATGAAATCCAAGGAAAAAATAATATTTGTTGTTTTCATCTTCAAGGACGTCTTCAACCTCTTCAACGATGTCTTCAGTGTCAAGAACGCTATCCTCGTCAGAGTTCCAGTCATAGTCATATTTCTCATCCACTGGGGCTTTGTGCTCAGGGCCCTCCTTACGGACGTTAACATTTTGTAAGATCCATTGTCTGCCCAATTGTTGAGCATAGTCGTCATGCTCAAAGGTCTTAAGACAGGTATCATGTTTTAACACCCATTTTATTCGACTGCACGATTCACTGAGGTACCAAACCTGAAGTCGATTCGAGCGATCAAGTATTGCACAATACACCCCTCGCGATGACCTCCCGAGATGGTGGTAGGAATATGCTATCAATTCACCGGTACCTGGTAGTTTAATTACTCTGTGTGTATGATCTGACAAGGACATCCTGCAGACATAAACAAATCGGATAAAGTAGATTAATATAAACATGAGTGAATCATGGTGGTATATACAATTTGTTAAAGGAGAATGACCAGCAAGGAGGGAGCTAGTACGATACCTCGTAAGATAGCCATGTTGGCAATGGATGTGGAGTGCATTTTGCCAGTAGACGGCACGATAAAGAGACTGGTCATACCACCAATTCGACTGCATGTCGGCGACGATCCCGGCAGCCTCCCCTTCTCGAAGGAAGGTCGTCTCGTCCCATCGCTGAGTCACCGACGAGAACACATGGATGAGGTATGACACGGGAGGCCATTCCAATTCGAGCAACGGATTGTCGTCGTCGGATTCGCCGTCGGCTGGAAGTCGCCATGGTACGCGTGAGATCAGAAAGACCTGGTAGTGCGGTGACACGGCGGGCTCGAACGCGAGGTGGGCGGTGTATTCTAATCCTGGCATGTGCGGCAAGGGGCGTTTGGGCAAACGCGCCCACCGACGGGTGGCCGGGTTGACGACGTACTCGCGCGGGCGCGGCAGTGCATCGTCGCTCGACTCATGGCAAAGCAAAAGGCCCTCGCAGTGGTCCGTGACCTTGACGCCCATGTACGGCAGGAAATAGAGCCCTCCGTCGATCGCCGGGCCCCTCGAGGGGCGGAAGAAGAACTCCGAGAACGAGAAGTGCCACTCCGTGAAGGTGATGAAGATGCCGTGCACGGAGCGCGAAAGCATGCTGCCGCGCAGGCGGTTGTCGACGGCGTCGCGCCACGCCTTGCAGACCCGCCGGGCCTCGGCCAGGATGTGCGGGGGGAGACGCCGGAGAACCTCCGCGAGCGCGTCGTCCGGTAGCGCGACCGGCTCCGATGCCATCGTCGATCAATCTCGGTTTGAGATCACACTCCTGAGATCTAGATTGGAATTGGGGGCTAGAGAACGAGCAGAAGAAGCTGGGATTTGGGGTTCAGCGTGTATGAAGACAGTTCGTACTACTCTCGCTGTGTCACGCTGTACATCACACATTCCTCTCCACCTACTGTCTCACGCTGTACTTATACATCGGCTGAGAGAAACCCACGCGCGACCTGGTCATACCTAACACGGACGAACGCATGCGCGCCAATTGACGATTTTTTTAATATGGCGAAATATATTTGGAACTGTTTGAAACCACGTGTTATAACTCGTAATTATGCGGCTAATTCCGTAATACAAACATTTAGCAATAATCCGTTCGTCCTAAAAAGATAGTTTTAGATTTATCTAGATACATCTCTAGATACATATGTATCTAGACACAttttgtctagatacagatgaCCATACAAGTTTTCTTGGCTAAGCTAGCTGGCCATACAAGTTTCCTTCTCCGCTAAGCAAGCTTACCCTACAAGCAAATTTCACTACTAAAAAACCTTGTCATGCAAGTTTGCTTCACTACTAAGGAAACTTGTGATGCAAGCTCCTTCTGCTCCAAGATATCTCATAGATAAGCTTTGAGAGATGAAGTAATTTGGTGACCAAGGAATGTAGCAAACTTATGAAGCAAGATTTCTTATGGGCTAAGGAATGGATGGCTTTATATGGTCTCCTTTTTGGGAGCGTTtgataaataaataaaaacacaAGGGTGTCGAGTAGCTTACTTGATCTTGTACACAAATCTACTAAAGATTAATGACCAAGATCTCCCAAGTTTCTCCCAGTATATGTTGTGTTCATTGATCTGCTAATCATGATTGTGCAATGGGTTCTTTTGTGTTATTGAATGTCATAATTGGCAAGTGTGGTCAAGCGACTCTTGTGTCAGCGCCAAAGTTTCACAACTGGAACTCTCATGTATTGATCAAAAAATATATAGAATTATGGTGTACTTTATTCGCTTAGGTTATTTCCGCGTCTCATgtataatttttatttttcaaatGCAGGTATACTATGGGCAAGCTTCTTATATCTCAAGAGAAAACCATCATGATATCTGCTCCAAGAAACATAAGTTGTGGGCAAAATGTACTAAAAGGTAATGTAAATATATTTAATTAATTTCATTTGTACATTCCTCTACGTTTTTCTTGAAAAAATTAAGTCATCATGTAGGTTACAGACCCGTGGTCTTAGATGACGACATGATGTATTTTTGAATTTGGAAATGCAGGACTCCTTTTGCAAGTAATCCAGTCCTTTGTTTTATTATTGTAGTAAGCATAATTGTTACCTTTTCGTATTTATACGATTGTCTTCTATTAAATCTGATAATCTAAACGAAAAGTTATAAAACATACTCTTATTTCTAATTTGGAACATTATCGATTTAAAATTTATGCGATGTTAAAGGGATACTGTTAAAGGGGTGCATCAGGGTAACTTTAGCTCCAGCTCCACCCCTGTCTAGATACAGATGACCATACAAGTTTTCTTGGCTAAGCTAGCTTGCCATACAAGTTTCCTTCTCCGCTAAGCAAGCTTACCCTACAAGCAAATTTCACTACTAAAAAACTTGTCATGCAAGTTTGCTTCACTACTAAGAAACTTGCGATGCAAGTTCCTTCCGCTCCCGGATATCTCATAGATAAACTTTGAGAGATGAAGTAACTTGGTGACTAAGGAGTGTAGCAAACTTATGAAGCAAGATTTCTTATGGGCTAAGGAATGGATGGCTATATATGGTCTCCTTTGGGAGAGTTtgataaataaataaaaacacaAGGGTGTCGAGTAGCTCACTTGAGCTTGTACACAAATCCACTAAAGATTAATGACCAAGAGCTTGGAGTTTCTCCCCGTACATGTTGTGTTCGTTGGTATGCTAATCATGATTGTGCAATGAGTTCTTCTGTGTTATTGAATATCTTGATTGGCAAGTGTGATCAAGCGACTCTGGTGCCAGCCCCAAAGTTTCACAACTAGAACGAGGTGTGAACCTCGGATAATGTATAACTCAGATGATATATTGTATTTTGGCTCATCTATTTTTTGTCTGCTTTTTTGTTGCGGAAATTGAGAGCATTTTATTAAATAACGATGGTCATGGAGTCATCACCCATGAGGCTACTGACCAAGAAGGAAGGAGCTAAGTTAGGTCAACCCCCACTCTGCTGAAGCGAGCAAGAATGCTCCGCACACAATTGGGCTGGGAGATTGGCAGCTCTGTTAACATGTTGAATTACAAACGAATTAGCTGCAAGAGGGGCCTGCAACAATACGACCGATCCTTCCCTACCTCTTCCTTCTCGTCACAGACATTCTCCATCGGTTCATTGCGCGGGATCCACTACCCCGACAGCCCCTAGCTGACGACGCCTCATGTCCCCTGAGTCAATACAGGATGACACGCTCATCATCACGAGAGCTAGCGTCGAGGCAACGACTTGGATGAAGGCGATCATGGACATGTTCTCCAACGCCATCGTGCCCATGATCAATTTCAGCAAGTACGGTGCCATGGTCCAGGGGTGCCACTGGACACCGTAACTCAACCCATCAGGCCGACGTAGGCCCCCCATGCTAATATTGGGCCCCAAACTCTAGCCTGGCTTATGGGCTCTCCAAGAAGAAGGATATCGGCATTTGTGTCATACAAGTCAAGGAGACCGGACCGACATTGGACTCCTCCAATCACCATAGATCGCTTAGGACTCTATAGCCCTAATCATGTTGCTGATAGCCGAGCAAAGGCTACTTTCCATTCTAGAACATCATCTTTTTGCAATTCAAATCCCCGAACTTTATTTCATCACAACTTGTAAATAACGTTGCTATCATACAGTGAATAAAGTCCTATTCCTATAAACGAAAATAGCTAATTGACACCATTTACACATGTTGTACaaaattatttatttattattgGGAAAGACCACGGATTTTTTTAACAGATGAAAGACCATGAATTGACTATTATTTATTTGCGTCATTGGAAAATTTTGCTGTGCCGAAGGTTTTGCAAGCGTTCAAGaaaaagaaagaaccggacataATACAGGAAGAGTTTTCAaaatttctattgccgtttagtTAAACCTTTTTTCACTCACTGGATGTGAATGCTCGCGCTGAGTTACCCATGAGAGCCATCATCACTAGTTCACTACGTACAAAAACAAGGTGAAAGTTCCCATATACAGTTAGCTGCTCAAACAAACATAGGTAAACTATATATCCTATCCAAAGTAACACTGTTTCACATCGGTAAATACACCGGCTCATTTGCACATTTTTGTTGAAACTATCATGAGGGAAAGGCTCCCCACCtgaataaatttttattttttgtttttgtttttacaAACTAGACAAGGCGAGAAGTAAAGAAGTCTCGCCACAGACCGGCGTGAATTTTGTCTTCCACCTTCCTAAGGCGGTGAGACCACAAAGTGAGGTCCACAATGATACCCCTAATTACATCAacggaagcaacaagaacgtttCTAAAAGTTTTGGCATTTCGAGCATCCCAAATTTTCTAGATGATAAGCAGGAGAATAAAAGGTCACAGAGACATAGGGAGACCCGGATGTCCATGAGAGGCCCAGAGGTCCGCAATGGGGGAGGAGCATGGTTGGAGGCCAATGGCATCCCAAACTGCACGAGCCGCTGGACAGTGAAAGAAGAGGTGGGCCCGGTCTTCGGGCCCTGCCGCACATCGAGGACAGGCAGCGGAAAATTTGCACATTTTGAAACAGCGGCATCACATCTACGAGTGATTAAACAGTTTGTGGTTTCGTAAACCTGATCGCAGGCACCCACCAGGAAGCAAGAACCTAAACTTGTTTGCGTTCTTGACCAAATAGGAAGGCAGATGCATGGCAGACGCTGAGCTGGGTATGGCAGTCCCTGGGCTTGGTATGCCGCGAAGGAAATCAGACATGAAGCAAGATTCGCAAGAACACAATGATTTGATTCTAATTTCTAAAATAAATACCTGATAATTGGCAAAGATGACAGTAATATACTTCTAATCCTAGACAAACATGTTAGAAGTGGCAGCATCATCACCTATAGATATTAAAATCACTTTTACTACTGGGAGCTACTATTTGTATTACAAAACATCCCACTAACTTCAGCGCCAAATGTGGTTTTATGTATGTATCATGACTGTTTAGTACTTTTACAACGCTTAACGTTCTACCAGTCTGGATCAAAATACTAATGAAAAAAACAGCTTGAATAATTTGAATAGCAGAGTGCAAAACTTGATACGGGATTTTGCAAAAGTTCAGTTCACACATTGCTTCAGAGAAGCAAACACTGCAGCAGATGGCTTAGCTAAACATTGATATAATTCTAGATCCCCTAGCTTTTGGGACGTTTCTATCCCTTATTTTATTTCCCACCTTTGAAAATGACCTATCTATTATATGAGAAATAAAGTCGTTTTGCTGTCAAaaaatattttattttttatGTATGTGTATATCAGTATATATGCATACATATACGCTGAGGGATCCTTCAAAATTACTGGTGGACATTGTTAGCTTTCtttgccttgtttcaaaaaaaataaaaaattgggAATGATAAAGTCACATAGACGGGAATAACAAAGTCACATAGTCTATAAGGCAAACCGAATTGTGCAGAGTACCAAGACAAGGCTCCGACGCTGAGCATAAATAGATAAGTAAGGCATAATAAATGAACCTGGCGAACGATTAGGGCATCTGATTTGCAAGTACCTACTCATCTTTGTTTCCAGGAAACTAATCAAGTAGGTAGGATCCAACGATGGCAGTGACTAGCTATATGGTGGCCTTGCCAAGGTTGAACTTTGTTTCCCCGGTGAGAATCGCCTTGCAGTTCATGATGGTGACCGTGGGTTCCTGCCGAGCCGCGATGTGGCGTTTGCGACGAACCTTGGCGGCAGAGTCCTTCACCCTCTTGGCGCGCCCGCAGTGCTTGCGCAGCTCATACTCGCCCATGTAGGTACAGTTGGATTCGTCCTTAAGTTGAGCTTCTTGTTCCAACTTTTCCCTATATAGCTTCTCGTCTTCAAATAGAGATTCTAATTCATTTCCAGGAAACTCGCCCATCCAGCAAGGCGTGTACGGGAAAGATGCGTCTGTCTTTCCATATGGTGGTTCATCGTAAACTGCTCCCATCCATGGCCTTGAACTGCCCAGGTCCTGAAATTTTGAGATACTCCAGTCATAGGCCAGTCCTCTGGTTGTTATTGCAGATGAAATCAAGAAGACAACCTCCTTGTAAGGATGAAACCCAAGGAGGAAATAATCTTCATCGACGTCTTCAGCCTCTTCAACGACGTTTTCAGTGTCAATAACGTTATCCTCATCAGAGTTCCAATCATATTTCTCTTCCATGGTCGCTTTGTGATTCTCGGGATCTTCAGAGCACCACTTACGGTAGTTAACATCTTGTAAGATCCATTGTCTGCCCACTTGTTGAGCATAGTCATCATGTTCAAAGGTCTTAAGACATGTATCATGTTTTAATATCCATTCTATTCGACCGCATGATTCACTGAGATACCAAACCTGAAGTCGATTTCGGTCATCAAGTATTGCATAATACACCCCTCTCAACGATCTCCCGAGATGCTGGTTATTGGGGTATCCCATCAATTCACTGGCACCTGGTAGTTTAATTACTCTGTATGTGTGATTTGACAAGGACATTCTACAAACATAAACATTAGGATAAAGTAGATTAATAACAGCACGAGTGGATCATCGTGGTATACCCATCGCATTTGTTGAAAGAGAATGACAACTGAGGAGGGAGCTACTACGGTACCTGGTAAGATAGCCATGCCGGCAATGGATGTAGAGCGCGCTTTGCTGGTGCTGGTAGACGGCATGATAACTATATACTGATAACGATAGTGATCATACCACAAATTCCACTGCATGTTGGCGACGATCCCTGCAGCCTCCCCTTCCCGAAGGAAGGTTGTCTTCTCCCATCGCCGAGTCACCGACGAGAACACATGGATGAAGTATGACGCAGGGGGCCACTCCGATTCGAGCAACGGGTTGTCGCCGTCGGTTTCGCCGTCGCAGGGCAGTGGGGCGCGTGGGATCAGAAAGACCTGGTAGTGCAGCAAGACAACAGgaaaatgatcccactatttctATTTATCTCAACATGCACACATGCCGCCTCATCCACACCACTATTTTTATTTCTCTCAAAACATCCATGGAAAATGTTACTTATACTATTTCTCTCAACATGACACGTCGCACTTCATCAGCCCCACTATTTTTATTTCTCTCAATATGCATGAAAAATACTAGTTCTATATTCTATCAACATTTTACAGCTATATAGTAATCAAATACAGAAAATCATATGTATTTTGTCTCCGTTCTCATCCTCAAATTTCACACAATCAAATCTTATAAAAATAATATATTGCAACCAATTTTCACAACGGCGTGTGAGATATTATCTAGTCATGTAGTTCTCCAATGCTATGACCGAAGATGGATTGTCGTGTAGTAGTAGTTATTATACTctctctgtaaactaatataagagcgcttagatcactactttagtgatctaaacgcttttatattagtttacggagggagtatgtgtTTACGTACAGTCCCGACTATATTGCATCTCATGATAAGACTCAAAATGAACGTGTGCTTGGTTGGCTTAACTGATGTGCGAAACTTGATTGTCCGGATTTGGCCAGAAGGTTGAAGAGCTGGCACTAGAAACATTACGTCTTGCCGATCGTCCTCGTGATCCACGAGATCCACGCGCCCTCGTCGTTCGCATGTGTACGTACGTACGGCTCTGCCTCCCGTCGTACTGAAATGACTAGGCACGCAGGGAAAAGGTTGGGAGAAACCAATCATTCCAGCATATGCCAGGCTCGTGATCATGAGTTTTGCGTCCGACCTTGATGTCCGCTCCACAGCCAccgatttttttttttttttgaatgtTGCACAGCCACCGATTTCGTCGGAAATTCCTTCAAGAGGGCACTGCATGCTCTGGTAGGCCCTCGGCCTGCCTGACCAGCCCGTGAGCTAGTTGAGCATCAGTAAGTTAATCCAGCCCGTGAGGCCACTGCTCTGCTCCTGTGAATGCTGCTAAGCCCACGACTTAAACACCCACACTAATCTAACCCACGTCGCTCTGCTCCGCCTATATAAACCACACCAGCCCAGCCCATTCTCTGCATCTTACTTGTGTCCATTCTCCTCCATTCGCTTCGCTAGCTTTACACACAGCCCCCCGGTAGCAGGCTAGCAGAAAGCAGATCGATGTTGCTCTCTGGTCGCATGGCCGCATCCGCcctcctcctgctcgtcctcctcgTCGCCACAGGCACGTCCCACTCCCGCCCAATCCCGCTCTTCCCAGCGTCAGCGAGCGAGCTGTGGATGATGCCTAATTTGTCACCGTGATTTTATTCATTCATGTGCACTGCATGCAGAGATGGGGACGCCGACGAGGAAGGTGGCGGAGGCGCGGGACTGCCTGTCCAAGAGCCACAAGTTCAAGGGCGCGTGCCTCAGCAGCAGCAACTGCGCCAGCATCTGCCGCACCGAGAACTTCCCCGGCGGCGAGTGCAAGCTCGACTCCTTCGCGCGCAAGTGCTTCTGCAAGAGGGTCTGCTAGCCGTGCTCGCTCGGCCCGGCCGGCGCCGCGAGGTCCGATGCTAGCTACGGTAGTACGGTTGCTAGATCATCTTCGTCAGTCAGTGTACTTGTTCACGTTTGTCAGTACTTGTTCTTGTGTGTCCCGTAATAAAGTAGAGAATCAATCGGGGTCTCGATGGTCTAGTTGGCAGTATAAGCCGTGCTTTTCTTTTGCTGCTTTGTGTCATTGTATGTGTTGTAATGTGACAAGGTCGTTGTTTCAGCATGGACGGATCGTTTGTTTGGTGCTACTAAATTCGAAGAGAAATGCTATTGTTGTGACTCCTACATTTTAATTTCAGGAGACGGATTTTCGAAGCCGCGTGAACATTTCATCTGTATACATGAACAACTAAGTTGAGCATTAAAATGATCCATAGACTCTGAGCGCGAACTTTTCTgtacaatttttttttctgttttatgTAAATTATATTAAGGTATTCAGATTTTATTAAACCAATAATACCATTTTGTTTCCCCTATGATTTACGTGTTCAGTTCATAATAGACAAAAAGCATTGTCTTTTTTTCCGTCGATTTTTTTATTTGAAAAGGAGAAAAGGCCCTCGGCCTCTGCATCGACCCGGATTAATCGAGATACTTTATGTCTTAAGAGGTACTACCTCGCCCGGGTTTATTAGGCCTCCTCTTTATTTTGCTAAAGTTTGACCATATATTTAATTAATAAAATTATCTGGCAAAAATTATGCCATTAGAAACCTCTTTCCAATACAAATCCAATAAAAATACCTTTTGTAGCATGTATTTTGGATTTTGTTAGTCTAGTaaatggtcaaaatttgacaaaAATAAGAGTGGGTCTAATAAACCCCGACGGATGAAGTAGAGCCGTATCCAAAATAATGTTAGCTTAACTTTAATTTGGACTATCCTTACCTGAATCAAAATCTAATTGTCTCTTTTTGTGAGGAAGCGAGAAATTCCATTTAAGATCAATCATAAAAGGATTGAAACTCAAATTTTAGCCAACCCATGGAAGCCTTGGCTACACCTCATCAAAGAAGAGGAAAACACCAACTCCAGAAAAAAGAGAAGAGGTAAACATTAAGGCGGAGTATCTAGTGAAAATCACTAATCAGTGAAAATCTGGAAACTTGTAATCATGGGCGTTGGATCACTGGCGGATGGTACAGATGAAAGGCGGGTTTGCTAACCAGCCacttacactagtagaaaacagggcttaggtcacagggcagttttcacattagccccggttcagtcacgaaccgggactaatgtgagcattggtcccggttcgtgagcccagggggccggccggggcctcgtgggcattggtcccggttcgtatggaccctttgttcccggttggtggtacaaaccgggaccaatgggccacgctcctggcccaccaccctttagtcccggttcataccacaaaccgggactaaagggctggtcctagttgcggccagtgtttagtcccacctcgccaaccgaagggcgctcacaccagtttataagcccgtccctctatgccttgttgagctttaaagtgaaaatagatgcccttatacaggaaatttgacttaaattcatagtaaatttcatagaaatttagtatgaatttaggttgaattttctctataagtgcatctatgttcattttttatatttataaaataaataaaccttaataaaataaataaaactaaataaaccttaataaaataaaataaaataaactatagtaactacaataaataaaccttaattaattaagtaaaaatagcagcaagtaaaataaataaaaatagcagcagtaaaataaataaaaataaaataattaaagtaaaagacataagtaattagaaataaaataaataagttttttgttgtaagtagaaagaaaaccttttcagagttcatttgaaatgcttttcaattttagggtcttatagctcaaaataattagtaaatgcatgaaaaataacaaatgaagtcagaaaggattgacaaatgatgatgtggctttgaatggtgcattttgaacacacaaaaagtcaggagtttaaataagttttaaaaaatgaaatccctttgtaacagacgagttttcggatgaaatcctgatactttgaaagagattgtccgttttgtacacgaagtgcatccagtttttgccgtaaccctctcaactttcttgcacatgctatgtggatgaaatgatgatatcatgccaactttcaaacttttcagagttcatttgaaatgcttttcaattttagggtcttatagctcaaaataattagtaaatgcatgaaaaataacaaatgaagtcagaaaggattgacaaatgatgatgtggatttgaatggtgcattttgaacacacaaaaagtcaggagttcaaataagttttaaaaaatgaaatccctttgtaacagacgagtttccggatgaaatcctgatactttgaaagagattgtccgttttgtacacgaagtgcatccagtttttgccgtaaccctctcaactttcttgcacatgctatgtggatgaaatgatgatatcatgccaactttcaaacttttcagagtttatttgaaatgcttttcaattttagggtcttatagctcaaaataattagtaaatgcatgaaaaataacaaatgaagtcagaaaggattgacaaatgatgatgtggctttgaatggtgcattttgaacacacaaaaagtcaggagttcaaataagttttaaaaaatgaaatccctttgtaacagacgagtttccggatgaaatcctgatactttgaaagagattgtccgttttgtacacgaagtgcatccagtttttgccgtaaccctctcaactatcttgcacatgctatgtggatgaaatgatgatatcatgccaactttcaaacttttcagagttcatttgaaatgcttttcaattttagggtcttatagctcaaaataattagtaaatgcatgaaaaataacaaatgaagtcagaaaggattaacaaatgatgatgtggctttgaatggtgcattttgaacacacaaaaagtcaggagttcaaattaggtttaaaaaatgaaatccctttgtaacacacgagtttccggatgaaatcctgatactttgaaagagattgtccgttttgtacacgaagtgcatccagtttttgccgtaaccctctcaactatcttgcacatgctatgtggatgaaatgatgatatcatgccaactttcaaccttttcagagttcatttgaaatgcttttcaattttagggtcttatagctcaaaataattagtaaatgcatgaaaaataacaaatgaagtcagaaaggattaacaaatgatgatgtggctttgaatggtgcattttgaacacacaaaaagtcaggagttcaaattaggtttaaaaaatgaaatccctttgtaacacacgagtttccggatgaaatcctgatactttgaaagagattgtccgttttgtacacgaagtgcatccagtttttgccgtaaccctctcaactttttcttgcacatgctatgtggatgaaatgatgatatcatgccaactttcaaccttttcagagttcatttgaaatgcttttcaattttagggtc
The sequence above is a segment of the Aegilops tauschii subsp. strangulata cultivar AL8/78 chromosome 6, Aet v6.0, whole genome shotgun sequence genome. Coding sequences within it:
- the LOC109781555 gene encoding uncharacterized protein; protein product: MASEPVALPDDALAEVLRRLPPHILAEARRVCKAWRDAVDNRLRGSMLSRSVHGIFITFTEWHFSFSEFFFRPSRGPAIDGGLYFLPYMGVKVTDHCEGLLLCHESSDDALPRPREYVVNPATRRWARLPKRPLPHMPGLEYTAHLAFEPAVSPHYQVFLISRVPWRLPADGESDDDNPLLELEWPPVSYLIHVFSSVTQRWDETTFLREGEAAGIVADMQSNWWYDQSLYRAVYWQNALHIHCQHGYLTRMSLSDHTHRVIKLPGTGELIAYSYHHLGRSSRGVYCAILDRSNRLQVWYLSESCSRIKWVLKHDTCLKTFEHDDYAQQLGRQWILQNVNVRKEGPEHKAPVDEKYDYDWNSDEDSVLDTEDIVEEVEDVLEDENNKYYFFLGFHPYKEVVFLNSSTSRGLAYDWVNSKFQDLARSWTWPVYGLSYGKIDASFPYTPCWISKFPGNELESLLEDEKLSRRKLEQESQLKEESNFTYMGEYELRKHSGRAKRVKDSAAKVRNSRHIMAR
- the LOC109781553 gene encoding uncharacterized protein; amino-acid sequence: MSLSNHTYRVIKLPGASELMGYPNNQHLGRSLRGVYYAILDDRNRLQVWYLSESCGRIEWILKHDTCLKTFEHDDYAQQVGRQWILQDVNYRKWCSEDPENHKATMEEKYDWNSDEDNVIDTENVVEEAEDVDEDYFLLGFHPYKEVVFLISSAITTRGLAYDWSISKFQDLGSSRPWMGAVYDEPPYGKTDASFPYTPCWMGEFPGNELESLFEDEKLYREKLEQEAQLKDESNCTYMGEYELRKHCGRAKRVKDSAAKVRRKRHIAARQEPTVTIMNCKAILTGETKFNLGKATI
- the LOC141025307 gene encoding defensin-like protein CAL1, with the protein product MLLSGRMAASALLLLVLLVATEMGTPTRKVAEARDCLSKSHKFKGACLSSSNCASICRTENFPGGECKLDSFARKCFCKRVC